A portion of the Pseudomonas koreensis genome contains these proteins:
- the parE gene encoding DNA topoisomerase IV subunit B, whose product MATPSASSYNADAIEVLSGLDPVRKRPGMYTDTSRPNHLAQEVIDNSVDEALAGHAKSVQVILHADHSLEVSDDGRGMPVDIHPEEGVSGVELILTKLHAGGKFSNKNYQFSGGLHGVGISVVNALSTEVRVRVKRDGNEYQMTFKDGFKASELEIVGTVGKRNTGTSVYFAPDPKYFDSPKFSISRLKHVLKAKAVLCPGLLVSFEDKGTGEKVEWHYEDGLRSYLVDAVSEFERLPNEPFCGAFAGNKEAVDWALLWLPEGGDAVQESYVNLIPTAQGGTHVNGLRQGLLDAMREFCEFRSLLPRGVKLAPEDVWERIAFVLSMKMQEPQFSGQTKERLSSREAAAFVSGVVKDAFSLWLNANPETGLALAELAINNAGRRLKASKKVERKRVTQGPALPGKLADCAGQDPMRSELFLVEGDSAGGSAKQARDKEFQAILPLRGKILNTWEVDGSEVLASQEVHNIAVAIGVDPGAADMSQLRYGKICILADADSDGLHIATLLCALFVQHFRPLVDAGHVYVAMPPLYRIDLGKEIYYALDEAERDGILDRLVAEKKRGKPQVTRFKGLGEMNPPQLRETTMDPNTRRLVQLTLGEDFAETSEMMDMLLAKKRAGDRKSWLESKGNLAEVLA is encoded by the coding sequence ATGGCCACTCCCAGCGCTAGTTCTTATAACGCCGACGCCATCGAAGTCCTCTCGGGCCTCGACCCGGTGCGCAAACGCCCCGGCATGTACACCGACACCAGTCGGCCGAACCACCTCGCCCAGGAAGTCATCGACAACAGCGTCGACGAAGCCCTGGCCGGCCACGCCAAATCGGTGCAGGTGATCTTGCACGCCGACCATTCGCTGGAAGTCAGCGACGACGGCCGTGGCATGCCGGTCGACATTCACCCGGAAGAGGGTGTATCCGGTGTCGAACTGATCCTCACCAAGCTGCACGCGGGCGGCAAGTTTTCCAACAAGAACTACCAGTTCTCCGGCGGTTTGCACGGGGTGGGTATTTCCGTGGTCAACGCCCTGTCCACGGAAGTGCGTGTACGGGTCAAACGTGACGGCAACGAATACCAGATGACCTTCAAGGACGGCTTCAAAGCCTCCGAGCTGGAAATCGTCGGCACCGTCGGCAAGCGCAACACCGGCACCAGCGTGTACTTCGCGCCGGACCCGAAATACTTCGACTCGCCGAAATTCTCCATCAGCCGCCTCAAGCACGTGCTCAAGGCCAAGGCTGTGCTGTGCCCGGGCTTGCTGGTGAGCTTCGAAGACAAGGGCACCGGCGAGAAAGTCGAGTGGCATTACGAAGACGGCCTGCGCTCCTATCTGGTGGATGCGGTCAGCGAATTCGAACGGCTGCCGAACGAGCCGTTCTGCGGCGCCTTCGCCGGTAATAAAGAAGCGGTCGACTGGGCGCTGCTGTGGCTGCCGGAAGGCGGCGACGCGGTGCAGGAGAGCTACGTCAACCTGATCCCGACCGCGCAGGGCGGTACCCACGTCAACGGTTTGCGTCAGGGCCTGCTCGATGCGATGCGCGAGTTCTGCGAATTCCGCAGCCTGCTGCCGCGCGGCGTGAAGCTGGCGCCGGAAGACGTCTGGGAGCGCATCGCGTTCGTCCTGTCGATGAAGATGCAGGAACCGCAATTCTCCGGCCAGACCAAAGAGCGCCTTTCATCCCGTGAAGCGGCGGCGTTCGTCTCCGGGGTGGTCAAGGATGCGTTCAGCCTGTGGCTCAACGCCAACCCGGAAACCGGTCTGGCCTTGGCCGAACTGGCGATCAACAATGCCGGTCGCCGCCTCAAGGCGAGCAAGAAAGTCGAGCGCAAACGCGTCACCCAGGGCCCGGCACTGCCGGGCAAACTGGCTGACTGCGCCGGGCAGGATCCGATGCGTTCCGAGCTGTTTCTGGTCGAGGGTGACTCCGCCGGCGGTTCGGCCAAGCAAGCGCGGGACAAGGAATTCCAGGCGATCCTGCCGTTGCGCGGCAAGATCCTCAACACCTGGGAAGTCGACGGCAGCGAAGTGCTTGCCAGCCAGGAAGTGCACAACATCGCTGTGGCCATCGGCGTCGATCCGGGCGCGGCGGACATGAGCCAGCTGCGCTACGGCAAGATCTGCATCCTCGCCGACGCCGACTCCGACGGTCTGCACATCGCCACGTTGCTGTGCGCGCTGTTCGTCCAGCACTTCCGCCCGTTAGTGGATGCCGGTCACGTCTATGTGGCGATGCCGCCGCTGTACCGCATCGACCTCGGTAAAGAGATCTACTACGCCCTCGACGAAGCCGAACGCGACGGCATTCTCGATCGCCTGGTGGCCGAGAAGAAGCGCGGCAAGCCGCAGGTCACCCGATTCAAGGGTCTGGGTGAAATGAACCCGCCGCAACTGCGTGAAACCACCATGGATCCGAACACCCGGCGCCTGGTGCAGTTGACGCTGGGCGAAGACTTCGCCGAAACCTCGGAAATGATGGATATGCTGCTGGCGAAGAAACGCGCCGGCGACCGCAAATCCTGGCTGGAATCCAAAGGCAACCTCGCCGAGGTGCTGGCCTGA
- a CDS encoding RsiV family protein encodes MSLFKIASVAAIALTLGACASLFQPNYRTPLETTRDASEQLKPGCSNPDCPLVNIDTLRFPDEPALDGIIEKRLLQMTRTEKNAPVAPTLAAYREQFLASAGPRNSSYLQAKVREQHDGLVIIELSSYLDTGGAHGTPGRGFINYSRQQHKVLNLSDMLLPGQEEAFWKAAQVAHNSWLISTKLDQEAEFVANWPFVKTPHVALTYGGVILKYDVTTIAPYALGHVELKIPYPRLNGILKPELFPGRN; translated from the coding sequence ATGTCGCTTTTCAAAATCGCCTCTGTGGCCGCTATTGCCCTGACTCTGGGCGCCTGTGCCAGCCTGTTCCAGCCCAACTATCGCACGCCGCTGGAAACCACCCGCGACGCCTCGGAACAACTCAAACCCGGCTGTTCCAACCCCGATTGCCCGTTGGTGAACATCGACACCCTGCGCTTCCCGGATGAGCCGGCACTGGACGGCATCATCGAAAAGCGTCTGCTGCAAATGACCCGCACCGAGAAGAACGCACCCGTAGCGCCAACCCTGGCCGCCTACCGCGAGCAGTTCCTGGCCAGCGCCGGCCCGCGCAACAGCAGCTACCTGCAAGCGAAAGTACGCGAGCAGCATGACGGACTGGTGATCATCGAGCTCTCGAGCTACCTCGACACCGGCGGCGCCCATGGCACTCCGGGTCGCGGTTTCATCAACTATTCGCGCCAGCAGCACAAGGTGCTGAACCTGTCGGACATGTTGCTGCCGGGTCAGGAAGAGGCGTTCTGGAAAGCCGCGCAAGTGGCGCACAACAGCTGGCTGATCAGCACCAAACTCGATCAGGAGGCTGAATTCGTCGCGAACTGGCCGTTCGTGAAAACCCCGCACGTGGCGCTGACCTACGGTGGCGTGATCCTCAAGTACGACGTGACCACCATCGCGCCTTACGCGCTGGGCCACGTCGAACTGAAGATTCCTTATCCGCGCCTGAACGGCATTCTCAAGCCTGAGCTGTTTCCCGGCCGTAACTGA
- a CDS encoding DUF1249 domain-containing protein, producing the protein MVVNKLRDRYRVDLVGLQAACEANYARLMRLLPDMRNEPEARRIAVTQGEQMLGVLALEVLQTCPYTTTLQVRQEHSLPWLPVPQLEVQVYHDARMAEVVSAEHARRFRGIYPYPNAAMHQPDEKAQLNVFLGEWLSHCLALGHEYEVVR; encoded by the coding sequence ATGGTCGTAAACAAGCTGCGCGATCGTTATCGGGTTGACCTCGTGGGGCTGCAAGCCGCCTGCGAGGCCAACTACGCGCGCCTGATGCGACTGCTGCCGGACATGCGCAACGAACCCGAGGCGCGGCGTATCGCCGTGACCCAGGGCGAGCAGATGCTCGGCGTGCTCGCCCTCGAAGTGCTGCAGACCTGCCCGTACACCACGACGTTGCAGGTGCGCCAGGAGCACAGCCTGCCTTGGTTGCCGGTGCCGCAGCTGGAAGTGCAGGTCTATCACGACGCGCGCATGGCCGAAGTGGTCAGCGCCGAACATGCACGACGCTTTCGCGGCATCTATCCTTACCCGAACGCCGCCATGCACCAGCCCGATGAGAAGGCCCAGCTCAATGTGTTCCTGGGCGAATGGCTGAGTCATTGCCTGGCGCTGGGGCACGAGTACGAAGTCGTTCGCTAG
- the cpdA gene encoding 3',5'-cyclic-AMP phosphodiesterase, producing the protein MSSVSTLTSADPALLVQLSDSHLFAEVDGTLLGMKTRESLQKVIDLVLAQQAQIDLVLATGDISQDGTLESYQAFRQLSAQIDAPARWIPGNHDEPMVMAEAAVQSTLLEPVVDIGNWRVTMLDSAVPGSVPGYLQDDQLQLLARALSEAPERHHLVCFHHHPVSIGCAWMEPIGLRNPEAFFEVLDRFPQVRAVLWGHVHQQIDCERNGVRLMASPSTCIQFEPGSADFKVGEQAPGYRWLRLLPDGRLETGVERVTDFEFTIDYGSNGY; encoded by the coding sequence TTGTCCAGCGTATCGACATTGACCAGCGCCGACCCGGCGCTGCTGGTGCAGTTGTCCGACAGCCACCTGTTCGCCGAGGTGGACGGCACGCTGCTGGGCATGAAGACCCGCGAGAGCCTGCAAAAGGTCATCGACCTGGTGTTGGCGCAACAAGCGCAGATCGACCTGGTGCTGGCCACCGGCGATATTTCCCAGGACGGCACGCTGGAGTCCTATCAGGCCTTCCGCCAACTGAGCGCGCAGATCGATGCACCGGCGCGGTGGATTCCCGGCAATCACGACGAGCCGATGGTCATGGCCGAGGCGGCGGTGCAGAGCACGTTGCTGGAGCCGGTGGTCGATATCGGTAATTGGCGGGTGACGATGCTCGATTCGGCCGTGCCGGGTTCGGTGCCGGGGTATCTGCAGGACGACCAGTTGCAGTTGCTGGCCCGGGCGCTGAGTGAAGCGCCGGAGCGCCATCATCTGGTGTGCTTTCATCATCATCCGGTGTCGATCGGCTGCGCGTGGATGGAACCGATCGGCCTGCGCAATCCTGAAGCGTTCTTTGAAGTGCTGGATCGCTTTCCGCAGGTTCGCGCGGTGCTGTGGGGACATGTGCATCAGCAAATCGACTGCGAGCGCAATGGCGTGCGCTTGATGGCCTCGCCTTCGACGTGCATCCAGTTCGAGCCGGGGAGTGCGGATTTCAAGGTCGGCGAGCAGGCGCCGGGGTATCGCTGGCTGCGGCTGTTGCCGGATGGGCGTCTGGAAACCGGGGTTGAGCGCGTTACTGATTTCGAGTTCACCATTGACTACGGCTCCAACGGCTACTGA
- a CDS encoding NUDIX domain-containing protein, whose protein sequence is MTDFANAIPTAVDIVRREKCYEGFYKLDRVHLRHELFAGGMSREINREIFVRHDAVCVLPYDPQRDEVVLIEQFRVGAMGKADNPWLVELVAGLIDKDEQPEEVAHREAQEEAGLDIKALWPMTKYFPSPGGSNEFVHLYLGRCSTDGVGGLHGLEEEAEDIRVTVWAFEDALQAVRDGRIANAASIIALQWLALNRAEVRGLWS, encoded by the coding sequence ATGACTGACTTTGCCAACGCCATTCCGACCGCCGTCGATATCGTGCGGCGCGAAAAATGCTACGAGGGCTTCTACAAGCTCGACCGTGTGCACCTGCGCCATGAGTTGTTCGCCGGTGGCATGAGCCGCGAGATCAACCGTGAAATCTTCGTGCGCCATGATGCCGTCTGCGTGCTGCCTTACGATCCGCAGCGCGATGAAGTGGTGCTGATCGAGCAGTTTCGCGTCGGCGCCATGGGCAAGGCCGACAACCCGTGGCTGGTCGAACTGGTCGCCGGTCTGATCGACAAGGATGAACAACCGGAAGAAGTTGCTCACCGCGAGGCGCAGGAGGAAGCTGGGCTGGACATCAAGGCGTTGTGGCCGATGACCAAGTATTTTCCGTCGCCGGGTGGCAGCAACGAGTTCGTGCATTTGTATCTGGGGCGTTGCAGCACCGACGGCGTCGGCGGTCTGCACGGGCTGGAAGAAGAGGCTGAAGACATTCGCGTAACGGTCTGGGCATTCGAAGATGCCTTGCAGGCCGTTCGTGACGGACGTATTGCCAACGCGGCGAGCATCATCGCCTTGCAGTGGCTGGCGCTGAACCGCGCCGAAGTGAGGGGGCTATGGTCGTAA
- a CDS encoding YqiA/YcfP family alpha/beta fold hydrolase, with the protein MSGSILYIHGFNSAPASKKACQLVAVMERLGLSEQLRVPALHHHPREAIGQLEQAIAELGRPLLVGSSLGGYYATHLAERHGLKALLVNPAVSPHRMFDGYLGTQKNLYTDETWELTHDHVTALAELEVPPPQDPQRYQVWLQTGDETLDYRLAQQYYRACALRIQAGGDHSFQGFAGQLPALLSFAGMAADMYQAIDFITL; encoded by the coding sequence ATGTCCGGTTCGATCCTCTATATCCACGGTTTCAACAGCGCGCCGGCCTCGAAGAAGGCCTGTCAGCTGGTCGCGGTCATGGAGCGGCTGGGCTTGAGCGAGCAATTGCGCGTGCCGGCGCTGCATCACCATCCGCGCGAAGCCATCGGTCAGCTCGAACAGGCAATCGCCGAGCTGGGCCGGCCGTTGCTGGTGGGAAGTTCGCTCGGCGGCTACTATGCGACTCATCTGGCTGAGCGCCATGGCCTGAAAGCCCTGCTGGTCAATCCGGCGGTCAGCCCGCACCGGATGTTCGATGGTTATCTGGGCACGCAGAAAAACCTCTACACCGATGAAACCTGGGAACTGACCCACGACCACGTAACGGCATTGGCCGAACTGGAAGTGCCACCACCGCAGGATCCGCAGCGTTACCAAGTCTGGTTGCAAACCGGCGACGAAACGCTGGATTATCGCCTCGCCCAACAGTATTACCGCGCCTGTGCCTTGCGCATCCAGGCTGGCGGCGACCACAGTTTTCAGGGCTTTGCCGGGCAATTGCCGGCGTTGCTGAGTTTTGCCGGCATGGCTGCCGATATGTATCAGGCAATCGATTTCATCACGCTGTGA